The Macaca fascicularis isolate 582-1 chromosome 5, T2T-MFA8v1.1 genome segment AAATTGCAAAGGCTAACATGTATTGAGCTTTTAATTTGTCCCTGATACCATTTGTGCCTGATACCATTATAAGTATGGATTGCTTTATTTGATCCTCATAACAAAGCTTTCAAGTGAATATGATTGTTTTTCTCACTTTCCCTTCAGGAGGGAGCATGAAATTATTTTCCCAAGATCTCAAAGCTAGAGACAAAATTTTTCAAGGAATCTGATTTAGAAGAATTAAAACATTCATTGTGTTCAACTACTCACCTCTTAGAAGTAGAGGCCAACAGATTCTGGCATTGTTACTCCATAAACACAGTACTACTCTCCTTATTTTACTTATACCAAAAATTAGAAAGCACACCTAATTATGCCAAATGATAAGAAAGAGCAATATAATATGAATCCTATTCTCAAGGTTTTTGATACAGTAACTGGTGAAAtcaaccaaaataataaaactgagtGGTTAAATCATTCACTATTCTGGTGATATTAAGTCAATACTACATACTTCTTTATTATATTAGTTTCTTccagtttatttgctttttattccaTATGCTTTAATATTccatattatttgcttttttcccctatAAAAGCAGGGTTTGATGGGAGACTGGTTACAATATGGTAGAAATAATATTCTAAGTTAACTGTTGAACATACATTTAACTAAGTTTAATGTTGAATAAGCACAgaatattattgtattatattgtTGTATAGtaattgtattattatatattataattggACACACTAATAAGTGTCCAATTAGGAATCATGAAGCTGTCTGTTGTTATTACCAGCAaagttggtttatttttattaactactTTGACACAAGGTAAAGAAACATAAGTAacactaatattttaatattgattattAAATAGTAATACCTGTTAAGTACATTTTaagatgcctttttaaaaatgaatcaagaTTACAAGATAGAATTAACTGGATCCTCACTTTTACAGATACTTTATCAGTATTATCAGATACTTCCTATATTTAATTTCTACAATAAAGCCTATGTCAGGAGGCAATATTCTCTTTGcatctaagattttttttaaagcaaatactcAACACTACCTGTGGTTGTAGGTAGGCTTGGGGTATGGAACATTTGTCCAACACTCTAAACTAATGAAGTCACTTAATTTTTGATCCCTCACAATTTCTATTCCaccaatcatttatttatttatttttttatttttattttttatttttttatttttttgacagagtcacattctgtcgcccaggctagagtgcaatggtgcgatcttagctcactgcaacctctgcctcccaggttcaagcaattctcctgcctcagcctcccaagtagctgggattacaggtgtccgccatgacgcccagttaattttttgcatttttagtagagatgggattttccatgttggccaaggctggtctcgaactcccaacctcaggtgatccacccaccttggcctcccaaagtgctaggattacaggtgtgagccaccacacccagcttccaccaataattaaatataaagaagtgtgcatgtgcatgtgcatgtgtgtgtttacaaaTCTAACAACTTcatttataacaatattttaatCTGTCCCATATTTTAGttaacattttacttattttcatttcGTATAGTTGCTTATGTAACACTTCTCATGTCATTACTCCTGCTTTTTGCCCTCTTGTTAACATACTAAATAACCTCTCTCTAACATAATTCACAATGATATAAAGTTTATTGTGATCACCTTAAACACAAGGTCTCTGTCTTACTCATATTTGTATGATTTACCCACGCTTTAGCCTGGTAGTTGTTCCATAAATGCACTTTAAAGTTGAAGTGAAACTAAACCTCAAATTCAGTGACCACCTAATGGAAATTCCAACATCTCTAGTTCATTCCTTAATTCACACTTTCATTcggaaaacaaatttttttaagttcttaatGTGGCCTTAGCCTCTGCCCTGAGGGGCTGAGAACACCACTCtcaggcacagagagagaaagctaCTGTAGAAGATCAACATGCGAAAAGATCATTACATATTGTAGGAAACACAATGAGGGACCTATCCTAGTGCACCAGGAAAAGAAGTGTGAAGGATTCTATAGCAGGGGTTCACTTAGCATTACATGGCTACAGTGCCAAGGGGTACACTGAAAAGCCAACAGGTCAGGGAATAAACTTATAAATGATATACACTCAGCATAGAAtacttcatatattttcatttgttaaaaaagcaaaatacaactAAATTTGTATGAGAATCAGACACTAATCAGAAACTGGTATCATTAACAGAAACTAATAATGAGATGTATATAGCTGATAGGCAGATGACACCTATATTTCCCATTATACTTACAAATTATAAAGTAACTAATTTACCTGTTGGAATGACTTTGAaatcttataaataaaattattctgatCTTTAGGTAAGTCCTTGCAAAACCTCTGGTGCTTCAGCCTcagactattaaaaaaaaaatgcactttaaaTTTAAGTCAGTTTATCGAGCCTACAGGTATTACTGGTTTATCAAACCTATAACTTGGTTACCCCCCAAAAAAGTGTTAAATTGagtcaaatgttttattttctttaattacaaaaatatttatgaatacgGTAGCATTACTCCATAAAATAACCCTTCTAGCAAGTAAAGACTATTTACTATATTTCTATGAAAATTtaacataaatgttaaaattttgagTTCACTCATATACATTTCACACCGCACTTTTTTGCTTATAAATAGAAGTTCTATGTACTCAGTAGACACCgaaatatatttgtcaaaatgacTGCAGGAAACGGGcattatttttcaatgttttaacaGTAAGGGCTTTGACATAAGACAGAActattcaaatcccagctcagccCTATACAAGCTCCAAGAACCAGGGATGTTACTTAATGTTCTAAATCATAGTTTTCTAATTGAACTATTAGGGAACTAATGTCAAGCTCAGGGAATgttataagaaataaacaaagtatacagtcccaccaacagtattaaagtgttcctatttctgtaaactagctcaaccattgtggaaaacagtgtggagattcctcaaggatctagaactagaaataccattcgacccagccatcccattactggggatatacccaaaggattataagtcatgctgctataaagacacatgcacatgtatatttattgcggcactattcacaatagcaaagacttggaatcaaaccaaatgtccatcagtgacagaatgaattaagaaaatgcggcacatatacaccatggaatactatgcagccataaaaaaggatgagtttgtgtcctttgtagggacatggatgcagctggaaaccatcattctcagcaaactatcgcaagaacagaaaaccaaataccgtatgttctcactcataggtgggaattgaacagtgagatcacttggacacaggaaggggaacatcacacacggggtcctattgtggggaggtgggagggggagagatagcattaggagatatacctaatgtaaatgacgagttaatgggtgcagcacaccaacatggctcatatatacatatataataaacctacacattgtgcacatgtaccctagaacttaaagtataataaaaataaataaataaataaataaataatgtatgcaAAACATTTAGCATAAAATTAGGTGATAAATGTGATGGTAAATTTTTTTACCAGATGCTGTATCTTGAAATaatcaaatttttttctgagcttacaaacaaaatattcaatatcaatatttataaaactgtGGCAATGTATATGTATTGTACTTTTGTTATTTAAGatgtcaataaaaattttaatgtcatGGGGGAAATTTCATTAAATGTGTAAACttattaaatgtataaaaccaaataaaccaaaaaaggaCAGCATATAAACCACCTATATAGTATGaccatgacttttaaaaaatatgtctttttatCTATGTGTAcatagaaaaaagactggaaggaaatgaaTCAAGATTTTATTGACACTTACTAGTGGTGCTGATTAAAACTGCACTTTTTGTTTTAACAGAGGTCCCTAAAACTACATGTGctacttttatgattttaaatttaatcttattttttgtaatgagaacatttgaaatgtacCCTCTTAGCAATCTGAAAATATAGATTATCAATGAACTGCATATAAAATtatgaccaggcacggtggctcatgcctgtaatcccagaactttgggaggcctaggcaggtggatcacctgaggtcaggagttcaagaccagcctggccaacatgatgaaaccccatctctactaaaaatacaaaaattagctgagtgtggtggcaggtgcctgtaatcccagttacttaagagactgagtcaggagaattacttgaacccaggaggtggaggttgcagtgagttgagtcacgccactgcactccagcctgggtgacagagcgagattctgtaccaaaaaataaaaaattaaaaaaattattaagtataAAAAGGGTGACTTTTAAATGACAAGCAatcatttttcagatttttaaacaaattccaGCTAATAATTTATGACAGTAGAATAGATAATAATTAAATACTGGTTTTatacatatttctcttttttccaaagaggttttttcttcttaactaaggtacacacacacacacacacacacacacacacacacacacacacacacaaattgcaAGTCCTAGCATCCTCAGCTACAAGGGAAAGAACTTGTCAAATAAAGCTTGTAGCCACTtagtttttcagcttcattatctGCATAAAGATTGACTCACACAAAGCTGAAAAGGGTGACAGGGAAAGCCAAAGCCATAGCAatataaaaaaagataagttCAAAGACAGAACTATGCCAGATACAAAAGTTCAATGTCATTAAACAACAATCAGCGTCATAGCACAGCCTCTAAACTTTTTGCACTCcaagatttttgtcattttatctgCTTTATTACTGGAACTAGTTGCATTAAATCAGAAtcttgatgttttaaaaagttatcctCTCCTTTTGTTTATTCCTCAGTAATTCAAAAGTCATTCAGCCATGTGAATACAGAGAAAATTTTCACACTGTCATTGTAAAAATAAGTAGTAACTCGGGAGAAAAAGAATCAACTTTTACAATTGTGGTTAACAAAATTAACTTCCATAAAATGATGTTTGGTAATCAAAGAAGTATTTTTGGACTCATAAAAGATGCAATTTTAATGGTATTCACCTAAacagaatgatttttaaagacGTTTCTTAGAAAGCTCTTAAATTCAGCAAACATGCTAGCACAAGATTGAATAGCCGTTTGAGTATTTTCAACTCAACTAGCTTTCTTCAACTCAACacagtgaaataaatcagaatgAATTTGAAAGAGTGGATATAAAAATCCATTAAGACAAATTACATTTCACAGCCCAGTTCAGTAACAGCATTAATTCCTAGATCTGGCACTGTCAtgtatcaaacaaacaaacaaacaaaagatatacCAAACATAAAGAATATCAAGTACAACCTAGTGAAAGGTGTACATTCACACACAGACTGCTCAACGAAACTATGGAGTTCAAAACTTGAAGCACTATTAGAAGAGAAGAGCAATACATCAGCACTACCTTTTCTGCAAACTCACTgattatgagaaaaaaagaaaacatatagaaCTAGTTTTTTTCTAAGGATAATCAACCTGTCACATTCCAAGCACGTTATCTATATTCTATATAATTCATGGCCaacataaaatgtctttttattgtcTCCCAGATACTGCTAAAGGCAGCCAAAATGACACTCACCAGACATCCccccaaaacagaaaacacaataaGTCACTGTTTTTCCCCCAAGAAAGGACAATCCATCTTCAGTATTAGAAAAAGAATATAGAATTTAATAGCACCAGTATATGTTGCAGTGTActaaaaacatttgataaataatGAGTTAAGACTGAGAACAGATATAAGTGTTCATGTAGCCAAATGAAGCTGATATTAAAGTTTAATAGCCTGTATATAACCTTGAGCATAAAAATCCAATGACTTGGATACAAGCACTTAAAGAGATATGAATCTAGCTCAATATTTATCAGAATATATTGCCAAAGTTTCAAGTCCTAGTGCTAAAACACTTCTTGGCCCTGAATCGGAAGTGGGTTCTGTTGGAGTCAATCCAGAAAAACCAATTGGAATATGATTAGCAACATTCAGTGACTTGCCCTGAAAAATTCAAATTGAAATTCAAGGAAAGAAATTAGTTATTTAATTGATTATTTCATAATTCTGAAAGTATAGTATGCTATCATttaattgcaaaataattttccattaactttacaattaaattatacttactataaaacaaaattaaaatttaatgttcACAAGAAGACTAAAGACAGTAACATGCTACTCACAatagtaatagctaacatttgttaAGCTTTTATTATGAGTCAGGCACTAGTCTAAGTACTACATGTATATtctcaaatcctataaaactggtACTGTGATTACTCCTGTAATACAGGTGACGAAACTAAGAGAACAAGTAAATAATTTAACCAAGATCACACATTTGGAAAACAGCAATATCTGGGATTACTGGACCATTTGCCACTTTCTTCCCCTCTACTGCAGAAACTCAGGTGTGGTGGGCGTGGCGGGGGTTGGTGGGGAATTAAAATTGATGCTCAAGTGTGTAAACTACAACAGTTTCAACTACTAAGTTCACATGTAACCCAGATTTTAAAAGGTGTTAAAGCGACTGATACTTGTTATACACTAAATAAATGTCAcacaacaaataaatatttgctgaaaaacAGGGTGTCAAAGGGGGAAATTAAAAGTTATTAAGGTTATTTTCTGCATCTAAAGCATAAGTGGACAAACAAGGTCATCCAGTAATTTTGCTCTAATGAATAATACTGATAACCTTTCTAAACAGAAACTTGCCAAATAAGATAAATACATTTTGTCATCAACTAAACTGAAAAGGATGGAAATACAAACATTTTACAGTGTATTTTCAGTCACCAAATATTAAAAGGAACCCATTCAAAATAACGtgtaaaaatataatgaaagctgtaaaaaacattaaataaatatatgtattctaATATTCAAGACAAATTTtacatctaaaatttaaaatgacaactCCATTTTGTTGATCAATGACTAGCTTACCACTTCAAAAGAACAATACTTTATCTGGAATTTGCATATTTTCTCCCAAAATAGGTTGTCTCCTTAGATTTCTGGGACTTTTATGAATGAATTTCAGAGGTCATTAATAATATGAGTACTCTGAAAGTAGTTATtcataatatgaatattttatttaacacttcTGTAGCTTTAGAAGTGAAACAGATCCTGAATTTCAAATCTCTCTCAAATTTACCTCATTAGTTAAATTAGCTAAGTTTCCAGTTTCAATATACTAAGGGCACTTTTTCCCTAATGTAGAGATAACTTGTATTATCTCTTCATAATCAAAGTCATGATCATTCTCATATCCACATCTTTctaaaggaataagaaaaaccaaaaccaagaaagattttcaaaatttcagaaaACTGTGCGGAACATTCATGCTTATATCTTCTCTAACAAAAAACACTAACTACAAGGAAGGCAAAAGTTCATTTTACCTCATTTTCTGAAATGCCTGGAAATCTACGCTGAAATGACTTAAATCGTTTAAAATCTAAAAAGTTGTTGATAAAGGTCACAATGATAAGGAATAAAATGGTGCTAAAATGCTTAATtacttaatacatatttaagaGGTGCCCATTTTATACAAGCAATGAAATATCTTCCCTTGGGTGGCTTTTCTGATCATTAATCTTTTTATTGTGTAACAAGTAATACTTTGATATAATTAAGACAGTTTTTTAGCTACCAATTCAGTGGACAGACTCTTCATTTGCTTCTCTGTTGAAACTGTTGTCTCAAGAAACCCAGCATTACTTTCTAAAAAGCAGTCTACCTCTGAGAACCTGTGTGCTGTGGTTTGTCACTCAACTTCCAAGGTTCCCAGAATATACAAACACTAAGCCAACCTTCCAGTTAAGCTTGCACCTGTGCAAGGAGAAGTCCCTTCCACTTCTCCAGTCAAAATAAAGTCTAGAAAATTGTTCAGTACCCAATTACTGTAGTGACTGaattaccaaaataaataaatacactttaaGCTGGTCTATTTCCATCACAGGATTTCAAGGCTACTCTCCCAACGCGACAGGCAAGTTTTAACTTGTGCCTGGCCAAAGGAAAAACGTTTGCCAAATAATGTTCCTGCTGCCATCCCTGCTGGCTTTTCGTTTGTCCAAATCGCTCTCTAGtcgttgtcttttcactttataaaCGCCACTGAGAATTGTGCCCACCACAGCGCCACCCCACTCCCAATCACCAGTGCAGGTTCAGATTGTGGTATTTGGTAGAGTTCTTGAACTCCACATAGCCAGCTCCGGAAGCGCGCTGCAAAACGCACCCCGGATGCTTTCCCAAATCTATTCCCTCACTCTCACATTTCAGAAAATCGCTCTATTTATTCATTCTGAGAAAGTGGGCTCAACCCCCGCTTTTGCGCTGGAGAAGGAAACAcaatcattctctctctctcttccccatccTCCCCAACTCCTTCCCCCCCCCTCCACCCTCATCCCTTCCTAATCTCCAACCCTAAGAGCACTCAGACATCCAAAGTTTCTAATTCCTTCCGCCCTCCCCTGTCCCAAACACTGGGCAATCAGACTGGAGATAACCGACGCGGGGAAATCTGGGTTTCCATTGTCAAGGAGTCCCCTTTCCCCACAGCCGCTCTCATGCCCCCGCCCCCTCGAGGGGCTCTGGGGGCACCTTCATCGCTTCTCGCCTGCCCTCTAGAAAACCACCCGTAACTGGAGGCTACCGCGCGGCAGCTGTACCAACAGCAGGTGATCCAGGCGGTGCGCGGCGACGCCTTGTGATGGCATCTTGCCCTCTGCAGGGACACCACTGAGGGCCACATGAAATGACCCCCAGCAGTCCTACTAAAGCAAAGAGGTGGAGGAGGGTCTATGCACTCTGCCCTGTGCCCCAGTCTCTCCCACCCTGTCCTCCGAAACAGAGGAGCCCCTAGCATCCGGGAGCGGGCTGGGTGGAGAAGGCAAGATCAATAAAGTTCAGCAAGTAAGACAGCTGGGAGCTGGGTGCTACTGAGTTCTAGAAAGGGGGAGTAGAGACGGAAATATCCGAAGGGGCGAAATGTAAATCGTGTCTACTGCAAAAGGGAGTCGTGCAGAGAGGGCCGCTCTCTATAAGGAGTTAACCAGCTCCTGGCCCGGACACCCCTGCCGGGCCTCCAGCGGGGCTCAAACCCGCCGCAGGTCAGCAGGGGGCGAGGGGTGCGGGGAAACGCCTGGGCTGCGAACTTACGGAAGAAAATGTACTCGGTGTAGCTGCTCCAGATCTTGTCGTCGCGGTACTGGTTGACGAAGGCGGCGGTGCCCGAGGAGTTACACGCCACCATGTGGAAGCCGGCCTCGGACAGGCGATCAAAGGCCTGCTCCAAGTAGGTGAACTTGAGGTAGAAGCGGGACGTGTACTTCTCCGGCTGCCGGTCGGGGTCGCGGCTCTCGTTGAGCGTGTCCCCGAAAACCTCCTTGGCCAGCGCGATGCGCCCGCACACCATGATGCGTGCCACGCGCCGGAACTTGGCGTCGGCCTGGTTGTCGCGCACGGTGGTGTAGGAGCCCCGGTAGCCCAGCGTGAGGAAGCCCGAGCGCTTGTCCGGCGCGCCGCTGCCGCCGCCACCACCGTGCACTCCCGGGCCCGAGGGCACGGCGGCCGCCGCCCCGCGCAGCAGCAACGCGTCGCTGCTACCCTGCGAGACGTTGTCCTCCAGGTCGCTCTGGCAGCCCTCGTCGTTGAGCGAGTTCTGCTTGATGACCTTGGGCGACAGCAGCTTGACCAAGTCGGTGAGCTGGAAATACTCGGCCTCGCGCAGGAGCCGCTCCTTCTCGGGGAAGTGCTCCGGCAGCGCGAGCTGCTTGTCCCGCAGATAATCCAGCACATACCTGAAAAGGAAGCCGTCCCGGTCGATGAAGAAGCGCGCCCGGCTGTCCCTGGGCAGCTCGCCCCGGCGCCGGGCGCCGCCACGGGGACTAGAGGGCGAGAACATGCTGGCCAAAGTGCTGTCCGGGACGCTGAGCAGCGTCGAGTGCTTGGTCACATAGACCTGGCCGCCCACATTCAGCTCCACTACTTCGGGGAAGGGCGAGGGTGCGCAGGGCcccggggcggcggcggccgacGCGCCGGGCGAGCTGGACGAGGAGACCATCTCGCTAATGGGCAGGATGGTGCTGCCGCCGCTGCCCGTGTCCTTCAGAGCCATAGTCCCCCCGCCGCCGGCCCGGTGACCCGAGAGAGCTGCACTTTCTCGTTCCCAGAGCCCGCGCCCCAGCCCTCCGGGTGTTCTCTGCGCCCTCGGGCAGGGCGGCGCGTTCCTCGGGCCGGGGCAGCCCGGCTCAAGGCTCGGGGCAGCTGCGGGGTCGGCGGCGCCCAAGCTCCATCAGAGGAGAGACGCGCGGGAGAGGAGCTCCGCCGGTGCGGCGGCGGCAGTGGAGAGGCAAGAAGGAGCGGCTGCTCCTTTGGGGCGAAGGCGGGGAAGTGTGAGAGAGACTTGCGAGAGGCTCTAGGACTGCTGCTCGGCTCTCCgcggggagggtgggaggaggggccgAAGCAAAGAAAACTCGCCGCCCCGGCAGCTTGCTAGCGCGCCGCGAGGCCGGAGCGCCGACGGTGGCGCTAACTACTCCTGGCAGCCCGGGAGGAGGCACTGACGTCAAGCCCCGGACTGGGACCCGAGCCTCAGCTGTCATTTAAAGAGATAGGCTCCTGCCGCGGCTCCCGGGCTCCGACGCTAGGGGGCGGGACCGAGGGTCGAGCCTGCGAGAGGTGCCGCTCGGCGGccagctgggagaggcaggcagggagcGCCTAGAGCAAACGCGAGAAAAAAAAGACAGCGCTCTCCTTCGTTCCTTTCACTCCCTCCTTGGGTCCATGCCcaccccctttcctccctcctttcattctcttcctttcttccttgcctcCGTCCCCAGTAAAACTAGTTTTTTACACTCTCATTAAGGTAAGGAGTGGAGGAGCGGAGAGGGGAGAATAGGTTTTGATTATAGCAAAGATGTCAGGCTCCTAATTTGGCTTCCGAGCAGTGATTGCAAAAAGATTACGTGAGGGTGGGAAGATGAATCTCTTGAAGTGGCTTTATGATACAGTTTAAGTGAAGGGCTAAATGCGCGCACCTGTCTTAGAATCAAATTTTACGACTGCATGCACTGAATAttgttgaaaaaattttaaaactctgaaatcTGATTTCAGTTCACAATACTAAAGGAGTGTAACGACTGGTTCCTTCCGACGCTTTTACAATATTTAGTTTTATAGTCgatgctgaataaatgtttacAGAGGGAGAGACAGCCCAAGAGGAAATTTACTc includes the following:
- the KCTD8 gene encoding BTB/POZ domain-containing protein KCTD8 gives rise to the protein MALKDTGSGGSTILPISEMVSSSSSPGASAAAAPGPCAPSPFPEVVELNVGGQVYVTKHSTLLSVPDSTLASMFSPSSPRGGARRRGELPRDSRARFFIDRDGFLFRYVLDYLRDKQLALPEHFPEKERLLREAEYFQLTDLVKLLSPKVIKQNSLNDEGCQSDLEDNVSQGSSDALLLRGAAAAVPSGPGVHGGGGGSGAPDKRSGFLTLGYRGSYTTVRDNQADAKFRRVARIMVCGRIALAKEVFGDTLNESRDPDRQPEKYTSRFYLKFTYLEQAFDRLSEAGFHMVACNSSGTAAFVNQYRDDKIWSSYTEYIFFRPPQKIVSPKQEHEDRKQDKVTDKGSESGTSCNELSTSSCDSHSEASTPQDNPSSAQQATAHQPNTLTLDRPSKKAPVQWMPPPDKRRNSELFQTLISKSRETNLSKKKVCEKLSVEEEMKKCIQDFKKIHIPDYFPERKRQWQSELLQKYGL